The window GAGACGGGCCACCAGCTCGACCGTGCCGAACACCGCCTGCCCGCGGGCGCGGTCGTCGTCCAGGTGGTCGAGCAGCTCGATCCCCATGAACAGCGAGGTGACCGCGAAGGCGAGGTCGTCGACGGGCAGGACCTGCTCGAACGGGGTGCCGGCGACGGCCCTCGCGATCGCCCCACTGGCCAGGTCGATCCAGGGGGTGAAGCGCTCGCGGAGCTGCCGGCTCAACTCGGGCGACGAGGAGGAGCCGGCGAGCATCTGGGCCAGCACCGTGATGTGGCCGTCGCGCAGGTCCTCGGCGTAGAGCCTGGCGCCGACCGCGACCAGCTCGGGCAGGCTGCGGACGCCGGCCAGGTGCTGCTCGTAGCTGGCCATGCGGGTCGCGCTCAGCTTGTCGACCGCGGCCAGCAGGACCTCGTCGACGCTGCCGAAGTGGTAGAAGATCAGCGCCTGGTTGAACCCGCCGGTGCGCGCGATCGCGCGGGCGCTTGAGCCGACGATGCCCTCCCGCTTGATCGTCTCCAGCGCCGCGTCGATGATCCGCGCCTTGGTCACGTCGCCAGGCGCGCCGCTGGTCGCTCTCGATCGGCCCACGCCGTCTGCTTACCACATCGTCGGGCCGGGCGCCGAGCGGGCGCGCCTCACCCCTGCACCCCCGGCCGGGTCCACGGCTGCTGCGGCGTCGGAGGACCCCAGTCGTCCCCACCCCCCACCACGGGCGGGGGTGGCGGGAGCTGCTCGAGCCTGGCCCGGTGCCGGATGCGGTAGAAGAGGTACATGTTGACGAAGTGCAGGACGCCCAGGGACACGAGCAGGATGCCGAGCTTGCGGGCGAGCACCTCGATCGCGCCGACCGTGTCGGATGCCTGCTCGGCCCGCAGCAGCAGGCAGGCGTAGCCCAGGTTCAGCATGTAGAAGCCGATCACCAGCAGCTTGTTGACCGCCCTGGCCATCCCCGGCCGGTCGGCGAAGACGTCCTCCAGGAACACGGCGCCGCTGGCGAACAGCGTCCGCGCCAGCCACACGGTCAGGCCGACGCTGACCACGCCGTAGGCCAGGTAGACCGCGACGAGGTAGCCACCATGGTCACGCATGCCGCACCTCCTGCGCTCAGGCTGAGCGTTCGATGTGAGCAGACGCTATGATCGAACGGTTTGAGCGATCGATCAAACAATAGCGCGTCCGGATGCTGCCGGCAAATCTCGAGGAGCTGGTGCGAACCCAGGGGCGTCACCGGTTGCGGGACGTCAGCACCCACGTGAGCTGCTGGACCGACTCGCCGGCGGAACCCCGGCAGGCGTCAGCCCTTCCGGGGGTCGAGCAGCTCGGCCGGGGCCTCGCCGGCCAGCCGGTCGCGCAGCGCGACCAGCCGCTCGGAGCTGGCGCCGAGGTCGGCGAGGCGGTCGCGCTGCACGGCGATCTCCTCGGTCTGCGGGCGGTAGGCCAGGTCGAGCGCCGCCCGTACCAGCCGCATGTGATGCTCGAACACCGCCACGACAGCCGTGGCGGTCGGGCTGGCCAGGCCGAGGCCGGCCAGCTCGTCGGCGAGCCCGCGGTAGGCCTCGCAGACGCGGAGCCCCTCCCTGGCCAGCCCGCCCGAGGCGCGCGCGTCGGCCCGGCACCGCCGGATGAACCCCTCGGCGGCCGCCTCCAGCTGGATCCCGCGGTTGGTGAGCCCGAGCGCGTCCACCAGCGCCCGGCCGCGGTCCGAGCATCCTGGTCCGCTCGGCACTGCCGCCCCCGTCGTCACCTCGACCTCTGGGACGCCCCTATTCTGCCCCCCGGCCAACCGCCGCACCACCCCCGGCACCGAGACCCGCCGGCCGTGGCAGCCAGCCCGCCCGCTGTCCCTTCCAGCGGGCCGCGCACCCGCGGGCCGCGGATATCCCGTGGCGTCGCGGCCCGGCTGGCCGCGATACTGCCGGCATGGTCACCGCACTCTTCGCCGGGCTCGGCCTCGGCTTCCTCGTCGGCGCCCAGGTCGGGCCGATCTGGCTGCTCTGCGCCCGCACCGTGCTGCGTGGGCGGCTCGCGTCCGGCCTGGCCATCGGCGCGGGCGCCGCCGTGGTCGACTTCCTCTACGCCTGCCTCGGCGTGGCCGGGGCCGCGCAGCTGCTGCGGATCGCGGCGTTGCGGGTCGTGCTCGGCGTGGTCGGCGCCGGGGTGCTGCTGGCGCTCGGTGCCCGCACGCTGGCGTCGGCGTTCCGGGTCCGGGCCGGCGCCGAGGTCGAGGGGGACGTCGGCACGCCCCGGTCGGCCCTGCGCACCTCGCTGGTGGCCACCGCGTCCAACCCGCTCACCATCGCCTCGTGGGCCGGGGTGTTCGCCGCGGCGTCGACCGCCAGCGTCGCGACCAGCGCGGCCACCACCTCGGCCCTGCTCGCGGGCATCGGCGTGGGCAGCTTCGCCTGGTTCGTGGTGCTGTCGCTGGCCATGGCCGGGCTCCGGCCCCGCCTCGGCGAGCGCAGCCTGCGGGCGGCGGACGCGCTCGCCGGCGCCGGGCTGATCGGCTTCGGCGGCCTGCTCGGCTGGCGGGCGATCCGCGAGGCCTGAGGGACCGGTCCTCAGGGGTCCGGGCTGGCCGCGGCCTTCCGCCGGTCCTCAGGGGTCCGGGCTGGCCGCGCGGCCTTCCAGTGGGCGTGGCCGGCCCCCGGCCGGGGCGGCCGCCGCCCGCGGAAGCGGGCAGCCCCGCCCGGTCAGCCGTCCAGGTCCGCCAGCTCCACGCTGGCGGCGCCCAGGAACCGGAACGTCCACTCCTCAGCCAGCGGCCGGGAGTCGGCGAAGACGATCGGGACGGCCGGGTAGCGGACCTGCAGCCGGGCGACGAGGTCGAGCAGCCAGCCCGGCTGGACGTGCTCCTGCCTGAGCAGCGCCCCGTACCTGCCCTCGACCACCACCGCGGCCCGGTCCATCGCGGCCAGGTGGGCCAGCTCGAAGGCGAGCGAGCCGTCGGCCAGGCTCCGGGTGAAGTCGTCGACGGCCTTCCGCTCGACCACGGCGAGCACCTCGCCGTCCCGCTCCACACCGTAGTCGCCGGCCGGCAGGGCGCGGCGGACGGTCGACGCCTGCTGGCGGGCGAACTTGAACGGGTACCGCTCGCGCGTGTCGACCAGAAGCTCCAGCTGCTCGGCGCCTGAGGCGCGGCGGGCCGGCACCCGCACGCCGGGCCTGGCCGCCCTGGCCACCTTGGCCGTCTGCCAGAAGATGGCCGGGCGACCGCCGCGCAGCGAGGTGAACACGAACTGGGAGCGGAAGTTCCGGCCCCGGGCCAGCACCAGGTCGATCGCCGGCCCCCGGCGCTCGCACGAGCGGACCGGCGCGTGGTCGACAACGTCGGCGTCGGCCGGCCAGGCGTGCTCGTAGGGGTGGCAGTACACGCGCGCCGTGACCGGCCAGGGCGCCCCGCACTTCAGGACCAGCCCGCCCTCGATCGGCAGGCGGACCAGGTACGGCAGCTTGGTCCCGTCCTCGGGGTTGCGCGCGACCACGAACGGCTTCATGCCCCGGATGCTGGCGTCCCGCCCCGCCGCGCGCAACCCTCTTGAGCCCCCGGTCAAGTGTCTGCGCCGCGGTCGTCCTGTCCCAGGGTAGTCGGAAAGCCGGGGATCCACTGGCCGGGCGGGCAAGTGCCGCTGGCCGGGCCTGCGTGAGGAGGCCAGGCCGGTCCAAGTCGTGACCTTCCGTGACCACTCCGGTTGGGCGGCTCAGCCAGATCGTTACCGAGCGGCCTCATGCTTGGGCGTGTCGATGCGCCGCACCGGCGCCGCCGGCCCCCGGCCGGTGACCAGCGCCCAAGGAGAAGGAGGGGGACCATGCAGCTGACGAAGATGGCCGCCTGGTGGAACGCGAGGAAGCAGAGTCGCGACAGCAGGCACCCGTTCGGCTCGGCTGCCGCCGAGGAGCTCTACGCGCTGCTCGACGAGGCCTCGATGGTCTCCCACAAGCGCTGACCCACCGGTACCACCTCGCCCGCGGCACCCGGCGGACCATGGCACCGGCGCTGTTGGGGGGGCCGTGGGGGGGAGCGAGCTCCCCCCATCGAACGAGGACCACGGGTCCCCAGAAGCTGGCACAGGCGCCCCTTCGGGATCCCCTTGGCCATGGCACAGGCGCCCTTCGGGATCCCCCTGGCCATGGCACAGGCGCTCTTGGGGGACCGGGGGGAGCTCGCTCCCCCCACATCGAACCAAGGCCGCGCACCCGCCCCGCTCGCCTGAAGCGCGGGGGCCTGGGCCGGCCTCCTGGCCAGGATAGCCGCGACCCGGGCAGGGCATGCCGTGGCAACGTCCCTCGGGGGCAGCGCCCGAGCTTGGAGGTACCGGGGATGGCGGACCGCGCGACGGCGCCCGCCTGGCCGGCTGGGACCCCGGGCTGGTCGCCCGGGGCCGAGGGCCAGGGCTGATGCCGCGCCGCAGCCGCCTGAGCCGCAGCTAATAATCCGCGTCCAGCTATCCCCGGCGGCAGCGCGGCGTGCCATTCTCTCCCCTGAGCGCCCGGGCGCTGCCGCCCCGGGCCATGAGGAGGCCTCGTGGACGAGCGGGAGCGCGGCGGGGACGGCCCCCGGCCGTCGCCGGCGCGCACGGCGGCGATCCTCGCCGCCCTCGCCGTCCTGCTCTGGGTCGTCGCGGTCGCCAGCCGCAACCAGCGGCCGGACGCGTCCGGGCCGGCCCGGGGCCCGCTGGTCGCCTCGCCCCGGCTACTCGTCTCGTTCTACGGCGTGGTCCTGGTGCTCGGGCTGGTGCAGGTGGCACTGCTGGCCAGCCAGGCCTGGCGCCGCCGGGGGCTCACGGCGCCCAGGAAGCGCAAGCCCTGGCGGGGACTGGTCGGGGTGGCGGCCCTGCTGCTGGTCTGCGTGATCCTGGCTGGCGTGGAGCTCCCCGACTGGGCCAGGCGCGGCGGCGGGGGCAGCGGTGGCCGGCCGGAGGACCCGCCGGCCCAGAGCGCCCCGGTTGCCGGCCGGCCGGCCACGGAACGGTCCCCGCGGGTGCTCGGCCTCGAGGCGCTCGCGCTGGCCGGCGCGGTCACCGGGCTCGCCGTGCTGGTGGTGACCTGGCAACGGCGGCGCCGGCGGGAGGCCGGGCTGGGCCTGGCCGGTGTGGCAGAGGACCTGTCGGCGGCGATCGAGCGGTCCCTCGACCAGCTGCAGGGGGAGCTGGACCCGCGCCAGGCGGTGATCGCCGCCTATGCGACCATGGAGCTGACCCTGGCCGCGCACGGGATCCCGCGCGCCCCGGCCGAGGCGCCGCTCGAGTACCTGGCCCGCGCCCTGGCCGGCCTGCGGGTCTCGGCCGGGTCCGCCACCGCCCTGACCGAGCTGTTCGAGCGGGCCAAGTTCAGCCAGCATGCGGTGGACGAGGGCATGAGGCAGGACGCGGTCCAGGCACTGGCCGCGGTCCGCGACGACCTCAAGGGGGCCGCCGCATGACCCGGGAGGGGGCCGCCGCATGACCCGGGAAGGGGCCGCGGCATGACCCGGGCCGGCGCCACCCCGACGCCACGCAGGCGGAAGGCAGCGCCGACCATCCGGCGGGTCGCCACGTGGGCGGCGCTCGGCGTGGCGGCCGCCTCCGGGATGGCCGTGCTGCGCGCGCTCGCCCCCGACCGGCCCGTGCTCGGCCGGGTGTGGCTGCTCGGCCTGGCCGTGCTGCTGGTACTGCGGCTTGGCTACCGGACCCGCACCGAGGAGCTGCGGCCCCGGCGGTCGCCCTACGACCGGGCCGCCCGGCGCGGCACCGGGGAGCCAGGCCGCCCCGAGGACCTGCGCCGGCTCGAGCAGGCGCTGTACTTCGCGACCATGCGCGAGGCCGACCTGCACGCCCGGGTCCGCCCGGTGCTCCGGGAGGTCGCCGAGCTGCGCCTGGCAGCCCGCCGGGGCATCTCCCTGGACGGCGACCCGGCCGCAGCCGCCGCGGCACTCGGCCCGGACCTGTGGGAGCTGGTCCGGGCCGACCGCCGCCCGCCCGCCGACCAGACCGCCCCGGGCGCCACCCCAGCCGCCCTGGGGGCCATGCTCGACCGGCTCGAGGCGATCTGAGTGCCCATGGACCTGCTCGACCGGCTCGAGGCGATCTGAGTGCCCATGGACCTCGCCGAGGTGGCGGCCGGCGCTGGCAAGGCCCTCGACGAGGTCGAGCGGGCCGTGGTCGGCAAGCGCTCGGCGCTCGAGCTGGTGCTGTGCGGCATCCTGGCCGACGGCCACGTGCTCATCGAGGACTTCCCGGGGCTGGCCAAGACGCTCATCGCCCGGTCGTTCGCGCAGGTGCTCAGCCTGGACTTCGCCCGCATCCAGTTCACCCCCGACCTGATGCCGTCCGACATCACCGGCTCGTCCATCTACAACCAGCGCACCAGCGAGTTCGAGTTCCGACCGGGTCCGGTGTTCACCAACCTGGTGCTCGGCGACGAGATCAACCGTGCACCCCCCAAGACGCAGGCCGCCCTGCTCGAGGCGATGCAGGAGCGCCAGGTCACCATCGAGGGGGTGACCCGGCCCCTCGAGCGGCCGTTCCTGGTCCTGGCCACCCAGAATCCGGTCGAGTACGAGGGCACCTACCCGCTGCCCGAGGCCCAGCTCGACCGGTTCCTGCTCCGGGCCGGGGTCGGCTACCCGGACCGGGAGGACGAGTTGGGCCTGGTCCGGCGCCGCATCGAGCGGCGCTCCGACGACGTCGCCCTCGACCCGGTGATCGACCGGGCCACCCTGCTGGCCATGCAGCGGGCGGTCGAGGAGGTGTTCGTCGACGACAGCGTCGGCTGGTACATGGTCGACCTGGTGACGGCCACCCGGACCAGCCCCAGGGTCCGGGTGGGGGCGAGCCCCCGCGGCACCCTCGCGCTGCTCAAGCTCGCCCGGGTCCGGGCGGTCCTGGACGGACGCGACTTCGTCACCCCCGAGGACGTCAAGGCGGTCGCCGCGCCCGCGCTCGGGCACCGGCTGGTGCTCCGGCCCGAGCTCTGGGCCCAGCGGGTCCGGGGCGAGGACGTGGTCGCCGAGTGCCTCGGGCAGACGCCCACCCCGGCCGCGGTCGCCGCGCCCCGCCCGTCCGGGGTATGACCCGCTACCCGACCCACAAGCTGGGCGCGTACACCGCGGTCGTGGCGTTCGGGCTGCTCGGCGCGCTCGCCAGCGGCCTGCCCGAGCTGGTCGCGCTGGTCGCCCCGTTCGCGGTGCTGCTGCTGTACGGCCTGATCCGGTCGCCGGCGCCCGCGGCCAGCGTCGGCCTCACCCTCGCCGACGAGCGCGCCGTGGAGGGCGAGGGCGTCCCGCTCCACGTCGAGGTGTGCGCGCATGCCCCGCTCGAGCAGGTCGAGGTGCTCGTCGCCGTCCCCCAGGGGCTCACCCTGGAGGGGGCGGCGAACCCGACCGCGCTGCGGCTGGCCGATGGCGAGGTGGCCCGTCTGGAGTACGTCGTCCGGGGGGTCCGGTGGGGCCTGTACGGGGTGGGGGAGGCGTGGCTGCGGGTCCGCGACCGGTTCGGGCTGTTCCAGTTCGAGGCCCGGGTCGACCGGCGGGTGCCCCTGCGGGTCTACCCGGGCGCGCGCACCCTGCGTGGGCTGGTCCGGCCGCGCGACACCCGGGTCACCGTGGGCAACCAGGTCGCGCGGACCAAGGGCGACGGCATCGAGTTCGCCGACCTGCGCCCGTTCGTGCCCGGAGACCGGGTCCGCCGGGTGAACTGGCGGGCGAGCGCGCGCCAGGGCGCGCTCTGGGTCAACGACGCCCACCCGGAGCGCAACACCGACATCGTGCTGTTCCTCGACACCTTCGCGGAGGCGCGCTCGGCGGCCGGGTCCACCCTCGACGACGCCGTGAGGGCGGCGACCGCGCTGGCCGCCCGCTACCTGGACGGCCGTGACCGGGTCGGGCTGGTCCGGCTGGGCGGGACGCTCCGGTGGCTGGTGCCGGGGACCGGCCCGGCCCACCTCCACCGGGTGGTGGAGGCGCTGCTGGAGGCCGACGCCTCGCCCAGCTTCGTCGACAAGGGGATCGGCCTGGTCCCACCCCGCACGCTGCCGCCCAGGGCGCTGGTGATCGCGCTCACGCCCCTGCTCGACGAGCGGGGCCGGGCGATCATGCTCGACCTGCACGCCCGCGGCTTCGACCTGGTGATCGTCGAGGTCTCCCCGCTTGGCCTGACCGAGCCCGGCGAGGGCGAGCTCGGCGAGCTGGCCGTGCGCCTGTGGCGGCTGGAGCGCGAGGCGGTGCGGGCGCGCTACGAGCGGCTCGGCGTCGCGGTGGCCGAGTGGCGGGACGGGGTGGGGCTGGAGTCGGCCCTGGAGGAGGTGGCGGCATTCCGGCGGTACGCGCGCCAGGTGCGCGGGTGACGACCGCCGCCGGCTCGCTCGCGGGCTGGGCGGTGGTGGTGGTCGTGGTGAGCCGCAGCCAGGGGCTGCTCGCCCCGGCCGCGGTGACCCTTGCGCTGCTCGCCGGCGTGCTGCTCGCCTGGTCGCTGGTGCAGGCCTGGGCGCCCGGGGTCGGCTGGGTGCTGTGGGCGCTGGTGCTCGGCTACCTGCTCTGCCTGCTCGCCCAGCCGCGCCGGGTGGACGAGGGTGCCCCGGTGGCCGGGGCCGCGCTGTTCCTCATGGCCGAGCTGGCCTACTGGTCGATCGAGCAGCGCCCGCCCGCGCGCCAGGCCCGCGAGCTGCCCGTCCACCGGCTGGCGACCATCCTCGGGGTGGTGCTGGCCGCCGAGGCCCTGAGCGCGGCCGCCCTGCTCACCGCGTCGCCGGGGCCCGACGTCGGGGTGGTCCTTGACGCCGCCGGCGTCGCCGCCGCGGTCGCCGCCGTCGCCCTGCTGCTCGGCCTGCTCGACCGCCACCGCAGCGGTCCGGAGGGCTGACGGCCCGGGTGGTCCGGGGTTGACGGCCCGCCCGGTGCGGTGGCGGTCGAGCAGGTTGACGGCCGGCCCGGGTGGATAGGCTAGGCAACCATGAGAGGACTCGTGCTCGGACCGCTGCTTCGCTACGTCGGCGAGGCCCAGGCGACCGTCTGGGTGGAGACCGACGGCCCCTGCGAGGTCGAGGTGCTGGGCCACCGCGCCGCCACCTTCCACGTCGAGGGCCACCACTACGGGCTCGTGCTGGTCGAGGGGCTCGAGCCGGGCCGGGCCTACGAGTACGAGGTGCTCCTGGACGGCGAGCCGGTCTGGCCCGAGCCGGGCGGCCGCTTCCCGCCCAGCTCCATCCGCACCCTCGACCCGGAGGGCAAAGGCCGGCCGCTCAGGCTGGTGTTCGGCTCCTGCCGGGTCGCCGCGCCCCACGAGCCGCCCTACACGCTGCCCAAGCACGTCGACAAGCGCGGCCGCGAGGTCGACGCCCTGCGCACCTTCGCGCTGCGCATGCTCGAGCAGCCGCCCGATGCCTGGCCGCACGCGCTGTTCCTGCTCGGCGACCAGGTGTACGCCGACGACACCTCCCCGGGCACCCGCGAGTTCATCCGCGAGCGGCGCGACACCAGCCAGCCGCCCGGGGAGGAGGTCGCCGACTTCGAGGAGTACACCCACCTGTACCGGGAGGCGTGGAGCGAGCCGGTGCTGCGCTGGCTGTTGTCGACCGTGCCCAGCGCGATGATCTTCGACGACCACGACGTCCACGACGACTGGAACACCTCGGCTGCCTGGCTCGCCACCATGCGGGCCGAGCCCTGGTGGCAGGAGCGGATCGAGAGCGGGCTGGCCGCCTACTGGATCTACCAGCAGCTCGGCAACCTCTCGCCCGCCGAGCTCGCCGACGACCCGGTGTACGCCAAGGTGCGGGCGGCCGAGGACGCCGGGCCGTTGCTGCGCCGGTTCGCCGCCGAGGCCGACCAGGAGACCGAGGGGACCCGCTGGAGCTACCA is drawn from Actinomycetes bacterium and contains these coding sequences:
- a CDS encoding TetR/AcrR family transcriptional regulator: MGRSRATSGAPGDVTKARIIDAALETIKREGIVGSSARAIARTGGFNQALIFYHFGSVDEVLLAAVDKLSATRMASYEQHLAGVRSLPELVAVGARLYAEDLRDGHITVLAQMLAGSSSSPELSRQLRERFTPWIDLASGAIARAVAGTPFEQVLPVDDLAFAVTSLFMGIELLDHLDDDRARGQAVFGTVELVARLMESFAGPSAPAGDRQTGPA
- a CDS encoding LysE family transporter, giving the protein MVTALFAGLGLGFLVGAQVGPIWLLCARTVLRGRLASGLAIGAGAAVVDFLYACLGVAGAAQLLRIAALRVVLGVVGAGVLLALGARTLASAFRVRAGAEVEGDVGTPRSALRTSLVATASNPLTIASWAGVFAAASTASVATSAATTSALLAGIGVGSFAWFVVLSLAMAGLRPRLGERSLRAADALAGAGLIGFGGLLGWRAIREA
- a CDS encoding ERCC4 domain-containing protein, which translates into the protein MKPFVVARNPEDGTKLPYLVRLPIEGGLVLKCGAPWPVTARVYCHPYEHAWPADADVVDHAPVRSCERRGPAIDLVLARGRNFRSQFVFTSLRGGRPAIFWQTAKVARAARPGVRVPARRASGAEQLELLVDTRERYPFKFARQQASTVRRALPAGDYGVERDGEVLAVVERKAVDDFTRSLADGSLAFELAHLAAMDRAAVVVEGRYGALLRQEHVQPGWLLDLVARLQVRYPAVPIVFADSRPLAEEWTFRFLGAASVELADLDG
- a CDS encoding DUF4129 domain-containing protein, with translation MDERERGGDGPRPSPARTAAILAALAVLLWVVAVASRNQRPDASGPARGPLVASPRLLVSFYGVVLVLGLVQVALLASQAWRRRGLTAPRKRKPWRGLVGVAALLLVCVILAGVELPDWARRGGGGSGGRPEDPPAQSAPVAGRPATERSPRVLGLEALALAGAVTGLAVLVVTWQRRRRREAGLGLAGVAEDLSAAIERSLDQLQGELDPRQAVIAAYATMELTLAAHGIPRAPAEAPLEYLARALAGLRVSAGSATALTELFERAKFSQHAVDEGMRQDAVQALAAVRDDLKGAAA
- a CDS encoding MoxR family ATPase, encoding MDLAEVAAGAGKALDEVERAVVGKRSALELVLCGILADGHVLIEDFPGLAKTLIARSFAQVLSLDFARIQFTPDLMPSDITGSSIYNQRTSEFEFRPGPVFTNLVLGDEINRAPPKTQAALLEAMQERQVTIEGVTRPLERPFLVLATQNPVEYEGTYPLPEAQLDRFLLRAGVGYPDREDELGLVRRRIERRSDDVALDPVIDRATLLAMQRAVEEVFVDDSVGWYMVDLVTATRTSPRVRVGASPRGTLALLKLARVRAVLDGRDFVTPEDVKAVAAPALGHRLVLRPELWAQRVRGEDVVAECLGQTPTPAAVAAPRPSGV
- a CDS encoding DUF58 domain-containing protein, which translates into the protein MTRYPTHKLGAYTAVVAFGLLGALASGLPELVALVAPFAVLLLYGLIRSPAPAASVGLTLADERAVEGEGVPLHVEVCAHAPLEQVEVLVAVPQGLTLEGAANPTALRLADGEVARLEYVVRGVRWGLYGVGEAWLRVRDRFGLFQFEARVDRRVPLRVYPGARTLRGLVRPRDTRVTVGNQVARTKGDGIEFADLRPFVPGDRVRRVNWRASARQGALWVNDAHPERNTDIVLFLDTFAEARSAAGSTLDDAVRAATALAARYLDGRDRVGLVRLGGTLRWLVPGTGPAHLHRVVEALLEADASPSFVDKGIGLVPPRTLPPRALVIALTPLLDERGRAIMLDLHARGFDLVIVEVSPLGLTEPGEGELGELAVRLWRLEREAVRARYERLGVAVAEWRDGVGLESALEEVAAFRRYARQVRG
- a CDS encoding alkaline phosphatase D family protein, which codes for MRGLVLGPLLRYVGEAQATVWVETDGPCEVEVLGHRAATFHVEGHHYGLVLVEGLEPGRAYEYEVLLDGEPVWPEPGGRFPPSSIRTLDPEGKGRPLRLVFGSCRVAAPHEPPYTLPKHVDKRGREVDALRTFALRMLEQPPDAWPHALFLLGDQVYADDTSPGTREFIRERRDTSQPPGEEVADFEEYTHLYREAWSEPVLRWLLSTVPSAMIFDDHDVHDDWNTSAAWLATMRAEPWWQERIESGLAAYWIYQQLGNLSPAELADDPVYAKVRAAEDAGPLLRRFAAEADQETEGTRWSYHRDFGTTRLLVIDSRCGRVLDEQNRDMLDPEEWRWVEQRMTGQFDHLLVATSLPFLLAPGTHHLEAWNEAVCAGVWGRLAATLGERLRQAADLEHWAAFGRSFDRLAGLLVEVASGRRGPAPSSVVVLSGDVHHAYLARVDDPPGTRLESKVYQVVCSPLRNALEPSMRRVHRLAMTPAGERIGRALARLAGARRPAIGWRVLRGPWFDNQVATMELDGRGIELRIERAPAGHDPDPSLDPVLDHRLAEVAPRP